aaaaactaaaaaactaacTCCCAACCTTCAACATTTTGTACTGCACTCAATTGCAATGACATCAGAATCATCTTGCACTACAATAGATGGCCTTAACGCAATTAAAAACTTCCTTCAGTGTCTCGGACGGTTTGGCAACACTCCCTTTTTATTTCCCTTGTATGGCCAAGGAGAAATTCCCCAATGTTTCTGTAGGATGTGTGCAGTTTTTGGTGGAATCTATTGTCTTCGTCATAAAGTACAATGCTTTGTAGTCGACAAAGAATCTGGACGATGTAAAGCAATTATAGATCACTTTGGTCAAAGaataaatgctaaatattttattgtggaagacagttacCTTTCTGAGGAAACATGCTCAAATGTGCAGTATAAGCAGATCTCTAGGGCAGTACTCATTACAGATCAGTCTATACTAAAGACAGATTCAGATCAGCAGACTTCCATTCTGATAGTTCCTCCAGCAGAGCCAGGAGCTTGTGCTGTACGGGTCACTGAATTATGTTCTTCAACCATGACATGCATGAAGGACACCTATCTGGTACATTTGACATGTTCATCTTCTAAAACAGCAAGAGAAGACTTAGAATCAGTGGTGAAGAAATTATTCACTCCATATactgaaacagaaataaacaaggaAGAACTTACAAAGCCAAGACTCTTGTGggctctttattttaatatgaGAGATTCCTCGGGAATCAGCAGAAGCTCATATAATGGCTTGCCTTCCAATGTTTATGTCTGCTCTGGGCCTGACTGTGGCCTGGGAAATGAGCATGCCGTCAAGCAAGCTGAAACACTTTTCCAGGAGATCTTTCCAACTGAAGAATTCTGCCCTCCACCTCCAAATCCAGAAGACATTATCTTTGATGGCGATGATAAGCAGCCAGAGTCTTCTGGAACCAATAATGTAATAGTGGCCACACTAGAGTCCTCTGAGGAAGGCAAAAACCAAGAAAGCCCAGAGAAGCACCTTCAAAATTAGAAAAGAGCAATCTGGAAATGCTGTTTTGGACCTCCTTCATGGCATCAGAATATTCTCATTTAAAGGACAGTTTCCCATATGAGTAATTAGAAGTGGTTATATATGTTGAATGCTATGCAGATGTTGTCTTTAACTCTCAGACATTCAGcattgaatatctttgttaacctATCAATGAGTGATTTATTGATTATTGAACATTTTGTTTAGAATGGGCTACATGACCCATAATCTTAAAACAGAGTTAGCTGTATTTTAGTATTGGGTATGTATGTAAGGGTTCCATATTAACAACTCAGCTTAAAGGTAATGTTGTATTTGCTAATGATCTTCAGATTTTATCTTTGTCTACAGAACAATTAGTAATACCCaagtaatattttaattactttcaCAGCTATTATAGTTGCTGCGGCCTGTTCGAATAGtgaaacacacacaaatggtaaATTATGTGGATCTTTTGcatataatataaatgtttagACATGGTGGTAGGAATAGCAACTAATACAAATGCCAATATGATAATAAAATTCGTTTGTCTATAATCGTTAAAAGATTAGCTTTGCATGATGCTTTATTCATTGTGAAGGTCTGAAGTTTATAATACCCACTTCACTCTTGTAACTGATGAGGCAATGACGCCACCACAGTGTTCTAATTTACAAAAAGAATTGGAGTTCAATTAGTAGTTGAAAAACTCATTTTGGGGAGGTTGATTGCAAAGAAAATTTGAAGGATAAGATTTATTCTCATTTAATACTTCAGAAAATTTCTGCAGAGCCCTGCTTTGGCACTTAAAGAGCTTCCAACAAGTAACTTAgaccaaaaggaaaaatgaagtgcCCCAGGAGAAGATACTTCAGAAGGGCTGTTCTGAAATTCCTAAGGAGAAACAGAGTGAAGCCTTTTtaacctgggattacagatagtTATAAAACCCTCTATAAATAGATTACCCAAGGTTTTTCAGTGAGAATGAAACCTACCACCTTGTTGGCTCTACCACTTTAATTAATATTACTAACATAACTGATAGGAATGAATCAAAGGAAGATTTACCATGCCCTTTTGGTTGTGTCCCACTTCACAAATTGTGAAACAACAACCTTCTGTAATCTCTCTTGCCTCTTAGCTGTTATCTAGAGTatagaaactttttttctctcagaACCACCCAACATCATAAAACTGGTAGTACTCTAATGGTAAAAACCTGTGGAGCTGTCAGAAAACATGAACTTGCTTTTCGTCTAGTCCAGTTTCCATTCCTCAGGCAGAGAATGATGATCCTTGTGACAGTTTTTGCTCTGAAACAGCATTTATCATGTGCTTGGTACTTAGTATTACGCTTTCTCATGACAGTTTCTCAGCAATCCTGTGAGGCAGATTTGCATAtaccttctgtattagtctgttctcatgctgctgatgaagacatacctgagatggtaatttataaagaaaaaggtttaatggactcacagttccatgtggctggggagacctcacaatcatggtggaaggtgaaaggcatgtcttacatggcagtggacaagagagaatgagaactaaatgaaaagggaaaccccttttaaaaccatcagataccatgagacttatttactaccatgagaacagtatgggggaaacaaccccatgattcagttatctcccacaaggttcctcccacaatacgtgggaattataggagctgcaattcaagatgagatttgagtgaggacacagccaaaccatatcaccttcaaagaagaaatagagaattaTTAGTAATTTGCTCAGAATCTGGTATGTGGAAGAGCCAACATGGGGACCCAGTCTTTTGTGATTCTAAAACCTTTGATCTTTCTACTAACATTCACTGTTAGAAGAGTGTAGGCActacaggagaaagaaaaagtgccCACGAAAATTAGTCGAGCATTCCCGGGGTGGAAAAGCACACACTGGTCCTGCAGCTTATTGAATCGGAGAAATGTGAAGATTAAGATGAACTAAACAAATGTATTTTAGAGCATGGATCTCATTGAAGCAGAATTTGGCTAAGGTTTAAGAAAATGTTCTTCAGTAACACATCTCTTGATCTGAAGATCGTGTTATAAAAAATATTACCAGGCCAAAATTTGTTCGGAATACACTCATTTTTTGCTCCTCTATATGTGAAGAAAATGAGACCAGACAGATTTAAGTAATTGACAACTTACTTAAAGTAGCAAAGTCATGGATtgtattgacttttaaaatatagtaaagtcatatttaaattttatcctaAAGTTTAAATCTATCAAAACAACTGAAATACTTGAAATAGACCtataaaatagtaattaaaatgagaaatacataAGATGATAAATAAAATGACGGTGAAGGTATTCCAGATCTACCGAAAAGATTTTCAGTATCACAAATTATTCATAAGAAATCAAGGAAAGGAACAATGAGAAGTTGCAAAAGATGGTATAGCTGAATAtaatagaaataggaaaaattagtCCAAAATAAAGgttgatttaaaaatgaagaaaatgaatatactTCTTactgaatacaaaataaatgggAAATGAGAAGTTATaccaataaaaacatttaaaaatttagggGATATCACAACTCAGTATAATTTTCTGACAGGTTGGATTTTGACCCTAATGGACTTGctggtgaactttttttttttttttttttgagacggagtcttgctctgtcccccaggctggagtgcagtggccggatctcagctcactgcaagctccgtctcccgggtttatgccattctcctgcctcagcctccggagtagctgggactacaggcacctgccacctcgcccggctagttttttgtgttttttagtagagacggggtttcaccgggttaggcaggatggtctcgatctcctgacctcgtgatccgcccgtctcggcctcccaaagtgctgggattacaggcttgagccaccgcgcctggcctgctggtgaacttttaaaaatgtttaaataatgtctatccatctatcatgAAAGACAATACGCTTCAGATTGTCTTTTGAGGCAAATATGTTCTGAATactaaaagacatttttagaagGATTTTATTCTCAACATGCAAAATGCAGAATGAAATATTGGCAAACAATAGAGCAAATAATTTACTATCACTCAGGATTATAAGGCTGGTGTTCAGCAGAACAGCCATTAAATCAGCATCAACAGAACACATGGTAAAAATCCAAAGTATTAACTACAGATAACTTTTCAAAAATTGATCATTCACCCTTGATTCAATTATTTCTGGCAATGATTTCATAGACTTCTTGGAGTCTGTTAAGTACTTAAACCAAGAACTACTACTATTCCTACTGGGAAAACAAACATTCCTCAGGTGGAATGTAAACAGTGTTGGCACCATTTTTATATATGGTTAAAGAAACCTGTCATTGCAGTAAAAGCCAGCATTCACAAAATAAGGAAGATAAGGAAGGAAAGTAGcgtaaatattttctattaacaTGGCTTTACAACTGCTTAAACTTATAGAAATATACTCACAATAAAAGACTAATTCAagaagttgcaggatataaaattttttaaaatatcatttctacATCTCAACAGTGACAAACTGCAACTTAAAAAGTGTTTGGTTATTAATATATATGAGACTTTTAAAGAAAGTTATATAACTACATTGAGATAAATTAAGAAAGATACCTAAATAGAAGCAACTTTAAggagctatatttttaaaaatgagcaaactcCCATGGGAGCCATGCTGGTGTAATGGAAAAGTAGTACATGGGGAGATGGGGAGTTTTTTGAAAACCAGAATTACAGTTCTCATTTCACTACTTAGCAGTTGTATACTCGTGAGAAAGTCACTCTTAGTATCTATTTCGCCATCTACAGAATAGAAATACTTCACagaattattgtgaggattaagttaGATAGtgtgtattaaaatataaagctaCATCCAAAGGAATGCCAATATGTGACATTAGTATGAAATTTACTACAGTTCATTTAACATTCCAACTGGTTGCTGTGTGTAATGTGGCATAATTGTAATAAATTATTTAGGAAAGCAAGCAAAGATGtaagtttttttaatttagggggaaaaaatgggAGTCTTGCCTCCAAATCCTTAATACATGCTATTAAGCAACCTTTCTGAATATTCTGTGGTGCCAAGAATAAAGTTTAACTAAAACTAATAAAccaatggaaagaaagaaatattaataactgCTGGTGAAAAGACTAGCTAGATGCCAGCGTGGAAAGATTAGATCCACTTTACATATGATAttccaaataaattaaatgttaagtataaaaagaaaaataaagactatgAGTCTCACACCAATAGTGGTACAAAGGAACTTCATGGCAATTGATAAGGTAGATGAActaagagaaaaaattttaaatgtgtagtaaa
This region of Macaca fascicularis isolate 582-1 chromosome 1, T2T-MFA8v1.1 genomic DNA includes:
- the CHML gene encoding rab proteins geranylgeranyltransferase component A 2; this translates as MADSLPTEFDVVIIGTGLPESILAAACSRIGQRVLHIDSRSYYGGNWASFSFSGLLTWLKEHQQNNDIGEESTVEWQDLIHETEEAISLRKKDETIQHTEAFCYASQDMEDNVEEVGALQKNPSSGVSSTFTEVLDSAGLPEDSQSSNFNSDEMSAKHTQKSDREISLEVTDVEESVEKEKYCGDKTCMHTVSDKDGNKDESKSTVEDNANQPIRNRITYLQIVKEGRRFNIDLVSKLLYSQGLLIDLLIKSDVSRYVEFKNVTRILAFREGKVEQVPCSRADVFNSKELTMVEKRMLMKFLTFCLEYEQHPDEYQAFRQCSFSEYLKTKKLTPNLQHFVLHSIAMTSESSCTTIDGLNAIKNFLQCLGRFGNTPFLFPLYGQGEIPQCFCRMCAVFGGIYCLRHKVQCFVVDKESGRCKAIIDHFGQRINAKYFIVEDSYLSEETCSNVQYKQISRAVLITDQSILKTDSDQQTSILIVPPAEPGACAVRVTELCSSTMTCMKDTYLVHLTCSSSKTAREDLESVVKKLFTPYTETEINKEELTKPRLLWALYFNMRDSSGISRSSYNGLPSNVYVCSGPDCGLGNEHAVKQAETLFQEIFPTEEFCPPPPNPEDIIFDGDDKQPESSGTNNVIVATLESSEEGKNQESPEKHLQN